A genomic window from Microbacterium sp. H1-D42 includes:
- a CDS encoding multidrug ABC transporter ATPase encodes MSKQENSPEPQIGRLDRFLAYAALILAAASILSFFAIIIGTATGMSQDSFGTGVWPFIAALPLYGLPLAFVMIIALLIISFVRKGRASKKS; translated from the coding sequence ATGAGCAAGCAAGAGAACAGCCCTGAACCGCAAATCGGCAGGCTGGACCGATTCCTGGCGTACGCGGCGTTGATCCTTGCCGCCGCATCCATCCTCAGCTTCTTCGCGATCATCATCGGCACGGCGACAGGCATGAGCCAGGACTCGTTCGGCACTGGCGTGTGGCCGTTCATCGCGGCCCTGCCGCTGTACGGCCTGCCGCTCGCGTTCGTGATGATCATCGCGCTGCTGATCATCAGCTTCGTGCGCAAGGGACGCGCGAGCAAGAAGTCCTGA
- a CDS encoding DUF3027 domain-containing protein, with translation MTSTPDEFASATRELALAALHEITPAATVGPAAGHTVESSGAVSLRFENRLPGYPGWYWTVSVAQVDDAEPTVLEVELMPGDGALLAPDWVPWTERLAEYRAHQAELAAQGESDAEAEDAEAESDDLDDVDDLDAADFDEDGSRHLHGGDLDGVDIDELDENDDEPQADDESDDEDESDDDDESDDEDESDDDDESGEPEESDESEESDEDE, from the coding sequence ATGACCTCGACGCCTGACGAATTCGCCTCGGCCACGCGCGAGCTGGCGCTCGCCGCGCTGCACGAGATCACGCCGGCCGCGACCGTGGGACCTGCCGCGGGACACACAGTGGAGTCCAGCGGCGCGGTGTCGCTGCGCTTCGAGAACCGGCTTCCTGGCTACCCGGGATGGTACTGGACGGTCAGCGTCGCCCAGGTCGATGACGCCGAGCCGACGGTGCTCGAGGTCGAGCTGATGCCGGGTGATGGCGCGCTGCTCGCACCGGACTGGGTGCCGTGGACCGAGCGGCTCGCCGAGTACCGCGCCCACCAGGCGGAACTCGCCGCACAGGGCGAGAGCGACGCCGAAGCGGAGGACGCCGAGGCAGAGAGCGACGATCTCGACGACGTGGATGACCTCGACGCCGCCGACTTCGACGAGGACGGCTCGAGGCACCTGCATGGCGGAGACCTCGACGGCGTCGACATCGACGAGCTCGATGAGAACGATGACGAGCCCCAGGCCGACGACGAGTCCGATGACGAAGACGAGTCCGATGACGACGACGAGTCCGATGACGAAGATGAGTCCGATGACGACGACGAGTCGGGCGAACCCGAAGAGTCCGACGAATCGGAAGAGTCCGACGAGGACGAGTAG
- a CDS encoding cold shock domain-containing protein has translation MPTGKVRFYDDEKGFGFIASDDGQDVFLHASALSEGTEVKKNTRVEFGLADGRKGPQALSVRVLDAPPARVKPARKNSHDMAIIIEDLMKMLDDASGALRHGRPTSRALPAVLRKVADDLDA, from the coding sequence ATGCCCACCGGCAAGGTCAGGTTCTATGACGACGAGAAGGGGTTCGGCTTCATCGCATCCGATGACGGCCAGGACGTCTTCCTGCACGCCTCTGCCCTTTCTGAAGGCACAGAGGTGAAGAAGAACACCCGCGTCGAATTCGGTCTGGCGGATGGACGCAAGGGCCCGCAGGCGCTCTCGGTGCGGGTGCTCGACGCTCCGCCCGCACGGGTCAAGCCTGCCCGCAAGAACTCCCACGACATGGCGATCATCATCGAGGACCTGATGAAGATGCTCGACGACGCGAGCGGAGCTCTGCGCCACGGTCGCCCCACCAGTCGGGCGCTGCCCGCTGTGCTTCGCAAGGTCGCTGATGACCTCGACGCCTGA
- a CDS encoding helicase-associated domain-containing protein produces the protein MSTHARPLADRLAAASDAQLEQLLRIRRVRADVDWTDFFDAAEALLEPSSIERGLESLTQDEARALQRAAAEDSDAGADAPPALTDFTLMDDAGDVPTPVAALVRSRPVVPDAMDAPMRPASEVATARAAERAFTTIGDLADVLLATRSAPLALVATGALSATERRRFTVSGSLDDLRALAEMAGLARPVDRELRATDAAEQWLSASFAPRWAQVTTAFRDALPQGLRTADGWLPAAQWPGAHPWDRSWPAAAAQLRSLAMRLGLFTEDDAEPEWASALRAAGSADAAAVDTSSLEALLPTEVDRVFLQNDLSAIAPGPLRPALDNRLRAMTEHESAVQASSYRFTADSVARALVEGETERGILEFLHEVSLTGVPQPLEYLVAQTATRHGLVRVGPDSSGGTIVSSVDDHLLGAIEIDRNLRPMGLVRDGDRLTSRVGAQAVAWALTDARYPATLVDLDGDAVSAARTRVAPHGTAEPVSYAPLIGRLRARQGPDADAAWLDRELEAAVRARALVVVEVGMPDGSSRELTLEASGVGGGRLRGRDRAADVERTLPVRSIRSVRVLES, from the coding sequence ATGAGCACTCACGCACGTCCGCTGGCAGATCGGCTCGCCGCGGCGAGCGATGCGCAGCTGGAACAGCTGCTGCGCATCCGCCGCGTGCGTGCCGATGTCGACTGGACCGACTTCTTCGATGCCGCCGAGGCTCTGCTCGAACCGTCGTCCATCGAGCGCGGCCTCGAGTCGCTGACCCAAGATGAGGCGCGGGCGCTGCAGAGGGCCGCGGCCGAGGATTCGGATGCCGGTGCCGATGCACCTCCTGCGCTGACCGATTTCACCCTCATGGACGACGCCGGCGATGTCCCGACCCCGGTGGCTGCACTGGTCCGCTCCCGCCCGGTGGTGCCCGATGCCATGGATGCGCCGATGCGGCCGGCATCCGAGGTCGCCACCGCTCGCGCCGCCGAGCGCGCGTTCACGACCATCGGTGACCTCGCCGATGTGCTGCTCGCCACCCGCTCGGCACCACTGGCGCTGGTCGCCACCGGCGCCCTGAGCGCCACCGAACGGCGGCGGTTCACCGTCAGCGGCAGCCTGGATGACCTGCGCGCTCTCGCCGAGATGGCAGGACTCGCCCGACCGGTCGATCGTGAGCTGCGCGCCACTGACGCCGCCGAGCAATGGCTGTCGGCCTCGTTCGCGCCGCGCTGGGCGCAGGTCACGACCGCCTTCCGGGACGCGCTGCCGCAGGGCCTGCGCACAGCTGACGGATGGCTCCCCGCGGCGCAATGGCCCGGTGCCCATCCTTGGGACAGGTCTTGGCCGGCTGCCGCAGCGCAGCTGCGCTCACTCGCAATGCGACTCGGCCTGTTCACCGAAGACGACGCGGAGCCCGAGTGGGCGTCAGCCCTGCGCGCTGCGGGGTCCGCTGATGCAGCGGCCGTCGACACCTCTTCGCTGGAAGCGCTGCTGCCGACCGAAGTCGATCGGGTGTTTCTGCAGAACGATCTCTCGGCGATCGCCCCAGGGCCGCTGCGTCCGGCACTCGACAATCGGCTGCGCGCCATGACAGAGCATGAGTCAGCAGTGCAGGCGTCCTCCTACCGATTCACAGCCGACTCGGTCGCACGCGCTCTGGTCGAGGGTGAGACCGAGCGCGGCATCCTCGAGTTCCTGCACGAGGTCTCGTTGACGGGCGTCCCGCAGCCTCTGGAGTATCTGGTCGCTCAGACCGCCACGCGGCATGGACTGGTGCGCGTCGGGCCCGATTCCAGCGGCGGCACGATCGTCTCGAGCGTGGATGATCATCTGCTCGGCGCGATCGAGATCGATCGCAACCTGCGGCCGATGGGGCTGGTGCGCGACGGTGATCGGCTGACATCGCGGGTGGGTGCGCAGGCGGTGGCGTGGGCACTGACGGATGCCCGCTACCCGGCGACCCTGGTTGACCTCGACGGCGACGCTGTCTCGGCCGCCCGCACGCGCGTCGCCCCGCACGGCACTGCGGAGCCGGTGTCGTATGCGCCGCTGATCGGCCGGCTGCGCGCCCGTCAGGGACCGGATGCCGATGCCGCCTGGCTCGACCGGGAACTCGAGGCGGCGGTGCGCGCTCGCGCCCTGGTGGTCGTCGAAGTGGGGATGCCGGACGGATCGAGTCGTGAGCTCACCCTCGAGGCCTCCGGCGTCGGCGGTGGCCGGCTGCGTGGTCGCGACCGTGCCGCCGATGTCGAACGGACGCTGCCGGTGCGCAGCATCCGATCGGTGCGGGTGCTGGAGAGCTGA
- the serC gene encoding phosphoserine transaminase: MAIEIPRELLPVDGRFGCGPSKVRPAQIEALAAAGLDLLGTSHRQAPVKNLVGSVREHLSDLFRLPNGYEIVLGNGGSTAFWDAAAFGLIENRAQNLVFGEFGGKFAKAAAAPWLQAPDVRNAEPGALTTAEIVDGIDVYAWPHNETSTGVAAPIRRVDADGALTVIDATSAAGGIDFDVSQADVYYFAPQKNLGSDGGLWFAAVSPAAVERIERIAASDRYIPEFLSLKNAVDNSRLKQTLNTPALTTLHLLDSQLEWILSNGGLSWAGARTLESSALLYDWAAASDIAAPFVADPAHRSPVVVTIDFDDAIDATAIAKTLRANGVVDTEPYRKLGRNQLRVATFVSIDPDDVRQLIRSIEYVLEHQG; encoded by the coding sequence ATGGCGATAGAGATCCCCCGTGAACTCCTGCCCGTCGACGGACGTTTCGGCTGCGGCCCGTCCAAGGTGCGCCCGGCGCAGATCGAGGCACTCGCGGCAGCGGGTCTCGACCTGCTCGGCACCTCGCACCGCCAGGCTCCGGTCAAGAATCTCGTCGGCAGCGTCCGCGAGCACCTCTCCGACCTGTTCCGACTGCCCAACGGCTATGAGATCGTGCTCGGCAACGGCGGCTCCACCGCGTTCTGGGACGCCGCAGCCTTCGGCCTGATCGAGAATCGTGCCCAGAACCTCGTGTTCGGCGAGTTCGGCGGCAAGTTCGCCAAGGCGGCGGCCGCTCCGTGGCTGCAGGCGCCGGATGTGCGCAATGCCGAACCGGGTGCGCTCACGACCGCCGAGATCGTCGACGGCATCGACGTGTACGCGTGGCCGCACAATGAGACCTCGACAGGGGTCGCAGCGCCGATCCGCCGCGTGGACGCCGACGGCGCCCTCACCGTCATCGACGCGACCAGCGCCGCCGGCGGCATCGACTTCGACGTGTCACAGGCGGATGTGTACTACTTCGCTCCGCAGAAGAACCTCGGCTCGGACGGCGGGCTGTGGTTCGCCGCTGTCTCTCCGGCAGCCGTCGAGCGCATCGAGCGCATCGCCGCATCCGACCGCTACATCCCCGAGTTCCTGAGTCTGAAGAACGCCGTCGACAACTCCCGGTTGAAGCAGACCCTGAACACCCCTGCGCTGACGACACTGCACCTGCTCGACAGCCAGCTGGAGTGGATCCTCTCGAACGGCGGACTGAGCTGGGCCGGCGCCCGCACGTTGGAGTCATCGGCGCTGCTGTACGACTGGGCCGCAGCATCCGACATCGCGGCGCCGTTCGTCGCCGACCCCGCACACCGCTCCCCTGTCGTCGTCACGATCGACTTCGACGACGCGATCGATGCCACAGCGATCGCCAAGACGCTTCGCGCCAACGGGGTCGTCGACACCGAGCCGTACCGCAAGCTCGGCCGAAACCAGCTGCGCGTCGCGACGTTCGTGTCGATCGACCCGGACGATGTGCGTCAGTTGATCCGCTCGATCGAGTACGTGCTCGAACACCAGGGCTGA